The nucleotide window CGGTTGGGAAAATGGTGATGAATTTTTGCAGAAAAAAAATACCATTTTGATAGACAACAAAGAAATTTTTGGATTCACGCCATGGCGTACCGATTGTGGTTCGTATAGATTGAGTAATCCTGCTTCGGGAAATTTTGGCAACGGATTATCTTCCTCAGACGAAAGCAGATCAAACTGGTGTCCGGGAACAACAACAAATCCCAACCTGATTGACCTTGGTAATCTTTCACCCGGAAAACATACCATTCGCATTTCTATTCCGCTAGGAAAACAAGAAGGAAACAGCAGCAGTGCATGGAATGTTTCTGGATTTTTGATTGGAGAAAAATAGGATATAAAAACTTAAATATCAGTAATTAATATAAACTCATAACAAATAAAACTTTAACTTAAATGAAAAAAATTGCACTTAGTCTACTATTATGTTCCATGCTTTCGACAGGCATACAGGCACAAACATATACGCCAACTGAGGGAAACCTGAAAAACAGAACAGAATTCCAGAATGATAAATTTGGTATGTTTATTCACTTTGGCCCATATAGTGTTTTGGGTAACGGCGAATGGATTATGACCAATCAAAACATCAAAGTAACCGAGTACGGGAGATTGATAAATGTGTTCAACCCACAGGATTTTGATGCCAAAAAATGGGTTGGAATCGCCAAATCTGCAGGAATGAAATACATCACTTTCACAACACGCCACCACGATGGATTTAGCAATTTTGACACCAAATTATCTGATTGGAAAATTACAAACACCCATTTTAAAAGAGATTTATTAAAAGAATTGGCTGACGAATGTCATAAACAAGGCATCAAATTATTCTGCTATTATTCACTTTTGGACTGGACAAGAACCGATTATCAATACGAAACCGGTAAAACAGGAAAAGGAACAGGCAGAACTCAAAAAAGCGATTGGGAAAGCTACATCCGTTTTATGAAAGGTCAGTTGACCGAATTGTTAACCAATTATGGAGAAATTGGCGGAATCTGGTTTGATGGACATTGGGATCAATTGGACAATGACACCGACAAAAAATTACAGTCAAAAGTAAACTGGCATTATGATGAAATCTACAAATTGATTCACTCACTTCAACCCAATTGTTTAATTTCAAACAATCACCACCTTACACCACTTCCAGGAGAAGATTTTCAAGCATTTGAAAAGGATTTACCAGGCGGAAACACATCTGGTTTTGGTGGACAATCCGTTTCTCAACTGCCTTTGGAAACCTGCGAAACAATGAACAATTCATGGGGTTTCAACATCAATGACAGAAAATACAAATCGACCAAAGATTTATTACATTATTTAATCAATGCGGCGAGTTTGAATGCCAATTTCCTTTTGAATGTTGGCCCAATGGCTGACGGAACAATTCAACCAGAGTTTGTACAAACTTTGAAAGAAATGGGAACTTGGATGGATAAAAACGGAAGTAGTATTTACGGAACCAGAGGTGGCGTAATGAAAACCCAAGATTGGGGAGTATTTACTGCCAAAGACAAAACTTGGTTTGCACATATTATCAACACTCCAAAACAGCCAGGTTATATTTTTATTCCTGAAATGAAACAAAAAATCAAAAAATGTTATTTGATGGAAAATAAAAAGGAACTGAAATTCAAACAACTGCCAGAAGGAACTTTTGTGTATTTGGATGGCGTACAAATAGATCCTATCGATACGATAATTCAAATGGAAATACAATAAATTTGATGTCCCATAAGGATTTAGAAACTTATGGGACTTTTTTTTTAAAATTAATTCTCAAAATAGATGTTCAAAAAAATCTTTTTTCTCTGTGCCTTAGCTTTGGTAGTTACTGAAAATAGCAATGCACAATCAACATTTTCTTCCGAAAAATTCATGAAACACGACCGTTATTTGGCTTCAGATAAATTGGAAGGTCGTCTTGCCGGAACAAAAGGTAACAACGAAGCTGCAGCTTATATCAAAAAACATTTCAAGAAATTCGGTTTAAAAAAATTCAACAACGATTATTATCAGCCGTTCAAAATTTTTATAAAACCCAATATCAACAAAATGAAATCGGATAGCGTAAATACGCAAAATGTTGTTGGCTATATCGAAGGTTCTGATGAAAACCTGAAAAAGGAATTCATCGTGATTGGTGCGCATTACGATCACTGGGGATGGGGAGGAAAAGGATCCGGAAGCAAGAAAAAAGACACGTTGGCAATCCATAACGGAGCCGATGATAACGCTTCGGGGGTTTCGGCATTGTTGTCTATTTTAGAAGAATTTCAGAGCAAAAAGATTAAAACCAAGAGAAGCATTATTTTCATCTCTTTCAGTGGTGAAGAAGAAGGATTATTGGGTTCAAAATATTTTGTACATCACCTACCAGTTGATAAAAACGCTGTAAAAGTAATGATTAACATGGATATGGTTGGGCGATTGAATGATAAAAAAGAACTCTATATGGGAGGTGCAGGAACTTTTCCTAACGGTGTTGAGTTGATGAAAAAATTAGGTGAAGGCAGCGGATTGAATCCGATTGTGTTTGCTGGAGATGTGGGAGGTTCTGACCACGTTACATTTTATAAAAATAACATATCGGCTGTTGGATTACACACTGGCGGACATCCGCAATACCACACACCCGAAGACGATTCTGATTTGATAAACAGCCAAGGAGCAGTTTTGGTTTGCCAATATATTTACAATGCTTTGACTGCTATTGCTAACTATGAACAACCGTTAATTTTTATCAATCAAAATTAAATTTTAGCCCATATTTATTTAATAAAGAAATCGGCAAATCTGCGGTATAATTAACCTCAGATTCGCCGATTTTTTGTAAAATGAAGAATATAATTTTTTATTTATCCCACCATATTCTAGTTACAAAAAGGTCTGGTCCCTGTTGTGCAACTGCAGCGTTATAATTGGCTGTGTTCAATGTACGTTCAGAATCTTTATATATCAAACGTCTCGGAATTTGACCATTTGAAACATTTCCCGGATAATTAACCGGTACTAAATTTGGATAACCAGTTCTTCTATAATCTGCATAAGCTTCAAGTCCGTTGAATAGGAAAAACGCAATCCATTTTTGAGTAATAATTTGCTGAATCTTTTGAGCTGTTGTTCCTATTGAGAATGGATTTGCCAATAGATATGTTGAAATTTCAGCATTTGTAATAATTGGCACTTTACCATTTCCAGTCCCGTATACAGCTAACATTTGCATTGCAGCCGTAACTCCACTGTCATAATAAGTCTTAGCATTACCTGAATCCCATCCTCTTACAGCTGCTTCGGCTTTTAATAATTGTGTTTCTGCATAACTTATTCTAATATCCGGAGCATCCTCACGAGCGATAGTCAAACGATTTGGAAAAGAATAATCTTGTTTGCCTGTGAAATTTGGATAGGTTTTGATTGTTTCATCGGTATATCCATTTGGCATTCCTTTTTGATGAGTCGGATCGACATCATAATTATTATTTGAAATTACGATATTCGAAAGCACTCTCATTCTTGGATCTTGGGTGCTTTTTAACAAATCTATAAATGTTTTACTGATTTTTTCTCCTTTTTGAGGATCATCAACAGTACCATCCGTTAGGAAATTATAAATAACTGGATTAACTGTAAATTGAGAACCGCTTTTATGCAAGCAAACCATGTTATCACTATTTGATGCAAATACACCTCCAGCAATTGCTTTTTTAACATATTTTTCTGCATTTACAGCATCAGCTTTTGAAATACGCATTCCTAAACGTAACATTAAAGAATATGTAAATTTCCTCCAATTTGTAACATTACCGCCATAAAGCACATCAGCATTACCATAGAAAGGTTTACTTTCATTAAAAGCAAGTGCCGATTCATCAAGCTCTTTCAACATATCCATATAGATATCTTGCTGTCTGTCGTACTTCGGACTCCAAATCCCATCAAGATATCCTTTTCCTGCCTGAGAATAAGGAATATCGCCATATAAATCGGTGATTTGATGAAACATATACACTTTAATTACTCTAGCGGCACTAATTTTATTAACATTCTCAGGAGTATTAGGTATTACTGATAGTAAATGTGTAATTTCTTTAATTCCGTTCTCATATTCCTGAAAAAAACCACCTGATGTATTATCTTCATACAGATATTTATCTCCATGAAATTGATTTGTTCTAAGTGATGCCAAATGTTGCATAGCCAAACTAACAAACTGAATATCTGCCTGATAATGTGAATACTGAAATCCTCTCATCAACACTTCATTGTTAGTAAACATCGAATTGATATCTGCCTGTGTATAAGCATTTGGGTTCTGATTCATTTCTTCAAATCCTCTATCACAGGAAGTCAGTGAAAAAACACATCCTATACCAATGCCAATATATTTTTTGAATTTGTTTTTCATCTTTGCTTTTCTTTAATTAAAACTTAATATTAAGATTTATCCCAACGCTCTTCGTTCTCGGCAAAGTAGATTGCTCATATCCCTGAGCATTACCACTATTTGAGTTTGATTCAGGATCAATATTGGGTGTGTCTTTGTAAATCACCCATAAATTATGTGCTACAAGTGCCAATGACAGCCCTTCTATACCAAATTTGCTTAATTTTTCTTTATCAAATTTATATTCTAAAGAAACAGATCTCAATTTTACAAAATCGGAAGAATAAACAAATACATTTGAATTTGCATCTTTGAAAGAAGATCTCCAATAATCAAATGCACTAATGTTTTTATTTATTGGATTCCCAGCATTATCAACACCACTAACATTGATACCTCCTTCTCTTCCTTGCAAAGTCATTGCTTGCAATCCATATCGCACAGATAAAAAGTTTGTATCCGAAAAAATATCTCCTCCTAGCTGAGCATCAATTAGAGTTGAAAGTCTCCAATTTTTATATGTAAAATCATTAGTTAATCCCATTCTGTATGGTGCAACTCCATCTCCTGCGTGAACTAATTCCCCTTTCTGCATATATCCATCATTAGTCAATACTAAGTTTCCTTTTGCATCTTTTAAAGGTTCGTAAGCTTTAATAATTCCAAAAGGCTGACCTTCTTCAAGATAAATACCTCCTACTCCTCCCAAATTTGTCAAAATTTGAGAATTTAGTTCATCAGAAACTTTAACTACCTTACTTATATTATAAGACAAATTGTAATTTACATCCCATTTGAAATTTTCTTTTTTAATTGGAATACCCCCTATTTGTAATTCAATACCTTTATTACTAATTTCTCCAACATTAATTTTAGTGTTTGCATAACCAGACGTAGTTGATAAACTCGCATTGGCAATATCATTTGTGGTAGTTTTACTATACCAAGTAAAGTCCAAATTTAATCTATTGTTAAAGAAAGTATTTTCGGTACCAAACTCAATCGTTTGCACATTATACGGTTTTAAGGCCGGATTTGGAATTGTACCTTGCTCAACCTCTGTAATAGGCAAACCATTAAAACCATCCCCTATAGGTCGATACGTTAAACTCAATGCATATGGTTCTGGTGCAGCTCCACCAACATTACCAATCGCAGCTCTTAATTTGCTATAGCTCCAAAATTCAGGTAACTTTACTACTTCAGACACTACAAAACTGGAACTAACGGAAGGGTAAAAAATATGGTTATTTGAAGTACTCAAAGTAGAAAACCAATCATTACGCCCTGTAAGCGATAAGAAAAGAAAGTTTTTATATCCCACGTCACCAGAAAAATAAACAGAATTAACTTCAGTATTCGATTCAAAAATTGTCGTTTTCTGGTTATCTTTAGTATTAGCATAAAAATATTGGTAAGGAATTATAAAATTAGATCCACCAGAACTTGTTTCTTTATAGTAATTGTGTTGACGGTTGGCTCCGACAAATGCATTAACGTCAAAATCCCCAAAAGTCTTTTTATATCCTAAAATACCTTCCAAGTTATATTCAGATCTTGTATTAATAAGGTTATCGAATCTTCCGTTAGGGCCATCAACTGCTCCAGTTGGTTCAATTCGTGTGGCATCAAATCCTGTATAATCTTCACCAATTTTTACTTTAGCATAAAAATCTTCTGATATATTATAAGTTGTTGCAGCCGACAAAATGAATCTATTTTTAGAATCAAAGTTTTTAAAATACTGTGTGACAAAATAAGGATTGTTAATGCCTCCCCAACCTTGAGTATAAGGATATTCATTTCCATTTTCATCAACGACAGGATCAGACATCCATAAAATATCAATACTATTTGATAAGAAGTTCATAGCCTTATTGACATTTCCAAAACCTCCCCCAATAAGTGGTCTGTTATTACCATCTTCTCTAATGTATTGTCCACTTGCCTCAATAGAAATTTTATCGTTTGGTTTTGCGCTCAGCGACAATGCATAGTTGTTTCTCTTATAAGTATTTTCAGGGGTAATACCATCATTATAAACATTACCGATTGAGAAACGGAAATTAGCTTTCTCACTTCCGCCACTGAATGCAATTGTGTTCGAATTTGTAAATCCAGTTTGATAAAATTTTTGAATTTGATTTGGTCTTGCTACGTAATCGTGCATTTCACCGTCTATAGAAAGCGTTGGAAGCCCATCAAATTTTGGTCCCCAAGCCAAAACATAATCACCACGCAATGTTGCAAGATCAGTAAACTTTTGACCTCTGGAACCTTGCCCGTATTGATATTGCCATTCTAAATCATTCTGAACCATATCTAAAGAAACACCAGAACTAAATTCAACACCAAGCCCTTTTGAAGCAGTACCTTTTTTGGTTGTAATCAAAATTACCCCATTAGATCCTCTGTATCCATATAATGCCGATGCAGAACTACCTTTCATCACAGACATAGTGGCTATATCGTCAGGATTCAAAGAACTCATCCCATCACCCATATCTGTAGAACTACCTGGACTTTTGAATCCGCTATTATCAACGGGGATACCGTCGATTACGTACAAAGGTTGGTTATTTCCAGAAGCCGAAGTGTTTCCTCTAATTACCACTCTGGTAGATCCCCCAACACCTGTTGCTGGAGTAGTAACGTTCACACCGGCAACGCGGCCAGAAAGAGCACTCCCTAGATTGACCACTTTATCCTTATTAATATCTTCATTTTTCAAACCTCCAACGGCGTAACCTAAACTTCTTTTTTGTTTTTTAACGCCTAAAGATGTTACTACCACTTCTGTCAATTCCTGAGTTAAAGTCTGCATTTGAACTTGTAAATTATCCGCTGCAGCTGCTTCTGTCGATTTATAACCTACTGAAGTGAAGACAACAGTATCACCAGGTTTGACAGATAATCTAAACATTCCGTTCTCATCTGTAATTGAACCCGATGTCCCTCCCTTTACTTTTACGGTTGCCCCCAAAACAGGCCGTCCTTTCTCATCCGAAACCACTCCGGAAATTGTCTTATTTTGTGCATTCGCACCATGAAAGCACAATACTATTAGAAAAACTAACAGGAATTCATTCATAAGTTTTCTCATAATTATTATTGTTATGTTTTTAAATTACATATTGCGTTATTTTAAATTACATTAACACAAAGTCAGTTAATTTATATTAACAACTTCATTAGGGATTTTCTTCATAATTTTAGTAGTGACTAATTTCCCAAATTAATATTTCTATATTTCTTTTACCATAAGCGATTATTTTTTTAAATCCCTGAGTTATTTATAAATATTACTATATCGATATAGTCATTTTTATTAAAAAAAGGGAATAATCCTTAAACTGATTGCCTAATAATTAGGCTCCTCTTTATTTGAATAATCACAACTATTATTAGCCTAAAGAATCAATAAACTCACCTATTGATTTTCTATCTACTCAATTGGCATTCCTTAAAAACGAACTCCAATTTCTAGCTTAGAACCAAATTAAATTGTTAAAAAAAACAATAATAACAATTATATTTTTTACAAAATTTAAGTTAAACCGCCTATTAATAAAACAACGATTTAAGAAATAAATTATTAATATAAAGCTACTTACATCAAAAATAATCATATTTTACTATTAAAAAAAACAAAATAGCTTCTTTTTTTTCTTTTTTTAAAATTAATGTGCTTTTAAACCTACTTATTACGGAACAGAACAATCTACCGAATATTTAATAATTGCATCCCAGATTGAGGAATCTGTACTTTAATTTTGCTGTTTAATCGTTGACTTGTTATAAAAAAAATCTGCGAATCAGCGGTGAATATAACCGTAGATTCGCAGATTTTTTTAACAAGAAATGAGTTTATTTTTTAAACAAAACAGACCATTTTACTTCTTTGGTTGTTGGATTATTTAATACCAAAACTTTCAAAGCATCACTATCAGGGTGATTTTCCCATTTATATGAAGCAGCATCAGTGTCGATTTTTACATTTTTCCAATTGTTGGTTGCAATAACAATTTTGAAAGGCTCACCCTCAACAACTGTAACTTTTCCAGAAAGTATTTTGTTGTTTTTGTTCCAATTCAATTCTTTTACATCCATCCATCCTTGTAAAATATGACGATTGGTCGAAAGTAATTGCGGATCCGATTCCACTTTTTTGATAGCATACATGGTACATTCCAAACTATTCAATTCTGAACTCAAAGTTGCATTTCCTTCTACTTTTCCAATAAATTTATTTTTCCAGAAATCATAAACGTAAAAATCAGTGTCAGGATTTAATTGCAACCCTCCTTCAACCATTGATTTATTTAATGATACAGAAATCACTTCTTTATTGTTTCCGCTGTTGAACAATGTAACGGCATGCCAATTCGGTGTTAATTCCAAATCATAGACTCTTGGATGTTTTTGCCCTAAAAAAGCATCAACAGGTCTTGGACTCTTGATTCCATCATACATTGGATAAATTCTTGAAATATCATGAACCATTTCGGGTGTCAACATACTGAAAGGTGTAGCCAATTCAAGTCTTCCGCTGGTCAATGCCAACATCGTTACCAAAGATTGCCTAACCCCTTCACTGTGTGTATGAATAGCTTTACTATCTGGATAATAATAAAAAACAGAACGTAATTTATACCATCTCAATCCTCCTGTTGTAACATACTGCGGTTCAAAAGCATTGGTATCCCAAGCGGTACGTTGAATATCGACAATCCCAGCTGTTACATCAAGTGTAGGACGCTCACTTTCACCCAATGCGCGTTCGTGCAAACGCCCTTCCGGACCCAAGCCTTCACGAGCCAATTGAAACAATTGACGGTAAGCCGATGTTGTTGTAGCCTGTTTGTCTTCAAATCCCCCTTGTGGATTCCAAGCAGTTTCTGGATAGTCGAATTTGATTCCCACCATGCCGTCTTTTCTCAGGCGCTTCCACATTGTCAATACATAATCCTGAAAACCTTTATCAGTATAATCATAACGCACATTTGGTTGATGATGACGATGATACAAATGCAATTGGCTAATGTCATTATTCAACATCCAATCCGGATGAGCCAAAGCAAAATCATCTGATGGCATGCTCGATTGAAAATAAGTTAAAGGAACTCCGTTGCGCTCTTTCACCGCTGCGCACCATTTTGCAAATGTATCATAAGGTGCTGTCAAATGCCCAAATTTACTCCAGTGCTCATCATCCCACCATCCTTGTTCTGTGTTCCCATCAGTATAACAATACGAATCGGGCTCCACACGAACGGCAACTTTGGTATATTTGCCCAGACCACATTTGTTGGCATTGTCTAATTCTTCAATCAATGCCGTTGTATTATTAATATCTTTTCCCCCGCTCAAATTTCCAACAGCCCAACCACATAAAGTTGGGAAATCATAAACATTGGGTTTTGCATTATTCGCTTTGCGTAAAGCCAATCCGTAATTTTCCAATGCAATAAAAGGATTACTCTCTCCTACCTCCAAACAATAAGTATCTGGTGCCCAATATTCTTCATTTACTTTTACCAAACGCCCAACTGGATCATTCATCAATAGGTTAATTGTTGATTTCTCTTTTTTATAAATGGTATTAGCATAAAAGTTTTGGTATTTCAGGCCGCCCCAAACCAATGTTTGACGCTTTCCGTTTACAACGGCTGTAAGCATCATACTATTTGTAGATTCTCTATCAACATTTTCCAACACCTCTGGCATTGTTACACCGGCAGCACCATTTAATGTTTGTAACGATGTAATCTCCGAGTTAGGGAATATTTTGGCATCCGAAAATAATTCTGCTTTCATCAAACGACAA belongs to Flavobacterium gilvum and includes:
- a CDS encoding alpha-L-fucosidase, with the translated sequence MKKIALSLLLCSMLSTGIQAQTYTPTEGNLKNRTEFQNDKFGMFIHFGPYSVLGNGEWIMTNQNIKVTEYGRLINVFNPQDFDAKKWVGIAKSAGMKYITFTTRHHDGFSNFDTKLSDWKITNTHFKRDLLKELADECHKQGIKLFCYYSLLDWTRTDYQYETGKTGKGTGRTQKSDWESYIRFMKGQLTELLTNYGEIGGIWFDGHWDQLDNDTDKKLQSKVNWHYDEIYKLIHSLQPNCLISNNHHLTPLPGEDFQAFEKDLPGGNTSGFGGQSVSQLPLETCETMNNSWGFNINDRKYKSTKDLLHYLINAASLNANFLLNVGPMADGTIQPEFVQTLKEMGTWMDKNGSSIYGTRGGVMKTQDWGVFTAKDKTWFAHIINTPKQPGYIFIPEMKQKIKKCYLMENKKELKFKQLPEGTFVYLDGVQIDPIDTIIQMEIQ
- a CDS encoding SusD/RagB family nutrient-binding outer membrane lipoprotein, yielding MKNKFKKYIGIGIGCVFSLTSCDRGFEEMNQNPNAYTQADINSMFTNNEVLMRGFQYSHYQADIQFVSLAMQHLASLRTNQFHGDKYLYEDNTSGGFFQEYENGIKEITHLLSVIPNTPENVNKISAARVIKVYMFHQITDLYGDIPYSQAGKGYLDGIWSPKYDRQQDIYMDMLKELDESALAFNESKPFYGNADVLYGGNVTNWRKFTYSLMLRLGMRISKADAVNAEKYVKKAIAGGVFASNSDNMVCLHKSGSQFTVNPVIYNFLTDGTVDDPQKGEKISKTFIDLLKSTQDPRMRVLSNIVISNNNYDVDPTHQKGMPNGYTDETIKTYPNFTGKQDYSFPNRLTIAREDAPDIRISYAETQLLKAEAAVRGWDSGNAKTYYDSGVTAAMQMLAVYGTGNGKVPIITNAEISTYLLANPFSIGTTAQKIQQIITQKWIAFFLFNGLEAYADYRRTGYPNLVPVNYPGNVSNGQIPRRLIYKDSERTLNTANYNAAVAQQGPDLFVTRIWWDK
- a CDS encoding SusC/RagA family TonB-linked outer membrane protein; the encoded protein is MRKLMNEFLLVFLIVLCFHGANAQNKTISGVVSDEKGRPVLGATVKVKGGTSGSITDENGMFRLSVKPGDTVVFTSVGYKSTEAAAADNLQVQMQTLTQELTEVVVTSLGVKKQKRSLGYAVGGLKNEDINKDKVVNLGSALSGRVAGVNVTTPATGVGGSTRVVIRGNTSASGNNQPLYVIDGIPVDNSGFKSPGSSTDMGDGMSSLNPDDIATMSVMKGSSASALYGYRGSNGVILITTKKGTASKGLGVEFSSGVSLDMVQNDLEWQYQYGQGSRGQKFTDLATLRGDYVLAWGPKFDGLPTLSIDGEMHDYVARPNQIQKFYQTGFTNSNTIAFSGGSEKANFRFSIGNVYNDGITPENTYKRNNYALSLSAKPNDKISIEASGQYIREDGNNRPLIGGGFGNVNKAMNFLSNSIDILWMSDPVVDENGNEYPYTQGWGGINNPYFVTQYFKNFDSKNRFILSAATTYNISEDFYAKVKIGEDYTGFDATRIEPTGAVDGPNGRFDNLINTRSEYNLEGILGYKKTFGDFDVNAFVGANRQHNYYKETSSGGSNFIIPYQYFYANTKDNQKTTIFESNTEVNSVYFSGDVGYKNFLFLSLTGRNDWFSTLSTSNNHIFYPSVSSSFVVSEVVKLPEFWSYSKLRAAIGNVGGAAPEPYALSLTYRPIGDGFNGLPITEVEQGTIPNPALKPYNVQTIEFGTENTFFNNRLNLDFTWYSKTTTNDIANASLSTTSGYANTKINVGEISNKGIELQIGGIPIKKENFKWDVNYNLSYNISKVVKVSDELNSQILTNLGGVGGIYLEEGQPFGIIKAYEPLKDAKGNLVLTNDGYMQKGELVHAGDGVAPYRMGLTNDFTYKNWRLSTLIDAQLGGDIFSDTNFLSVRYGLQAMTLQGREGGINVSGVDNAGNPINKNISAFDYWRSSFKDANSNVFVYSSDFVKLRSVSLEYKFDKEKLSKFGIEGLSLALVAHNLWVIYKDTPNIDPESNSNSGNAQGYEQSTLPRTKSVGINLNIKF
- a CDS encoding M20/M25/M40 family metallo-hydrolase; its protein translation is MFKKIFFLCALALVVTENSNAQSTFSSEKFMKHDRYLASDKLEGRLAGTKGNNEAAAYIKKHFKKFGLKKFNNDYYQPFKIFIKPNINKMKSDSVNTQNVVGYIEGSDENLKKEFIVIGAHYDHWGWGGKGSGSKKKDTLAIHNGADDNASGVSALLSILEEFQSKKIKTKRSIIFISFSGEEEGLLGSKYFVHHLPVDKNAVKVMINMDMVGRLNDKKELYMGGAGTFPNGVELMKKLGEGSGLNPIVFAGDVGGSDHVTFYKNNISAVGLHTGGHPQYHTPEDDSDLINSQGAVLVCQYIYNALTAIANYEQPLIFINQN
- a CDS encoding alpha-amylase family protein produces the protein MRKIILGLLLIPLFGLAQSKSQKIETQVILKDSVLELGNNKLSVSINLKKGNYTLTDKISNLVIFQNARFSVDNWNSPFVYGNNRIGKLKIRYEQKEVQLDNKKGKRLELFFTGGTKVLPEYRFALTLLDNQSVLEYQVGMKNTMTYDCRLMKAELFSDAKIFPNSEITSLQTLNGAAGVTMPEVLENVDRESTNSMMLTAVVNGKRQTLVWGGLKYQNFYANTIYKKEKSTINLLMNDPVGRLVKVNEEYWAPDTYCLEVGESNPFIALENYGLALRKANNAKPNVYDFPTLCGWAVGNLSGGKDINNTTALIEELDNANKCGLGKYTKVAVRVEPDSYCYTDGNTEQGWWDDEHWSKFGHLTAPYDTFAKWCAAVKERNGVPLTYFQSSMPSDDFALAHPDWMLNNDISQLHLYHRHHQPNVRYDYTDKGFQDYVLTMWKRLRKDGMVGIKFDYPETAWNPQGGFEDKQATTTSAYRQLFQLAREGLGPEGRLHERALGESERPTLDVTAGIVDIQRTAWDTNAFEPQYVTTGGLRWYKLRSVFYYYPDSKAIHTHSEGVRQSLVTMLALTSGRLELATPFSMLTPEMVHDISRIYPMYDGIKSPRPVDAFLGQKHPRVYDLELTPNWHAVTLFNSGNNKEVISVSLNKSMVEGGLQLNPDTDFYVYDFWKNKFIGKVEGNATLSSELNSLECTMYAIKKVESDPQLLSTNRHILQGWMDVKELNWNKNNKILSGKVTVVEGEPFKIVIATNNWKNVKIDTDAASYKWENHPDSDALKVLVLNNPTTKEVKWSVLFKK